Genomic segment of Dethiosulfovibrio salsuginis:
TTAAGGACCCCTTTTCGGGGTCCTTTTTTTATGGAGCCTGATCTTACCGACATTTTTTCTGTCTTCTTATCGCCGTTTGACAGGGTATTGTAAAAGAAGGTATGATAATTTCGGGGTGTAGAACCCCTGACAATCACATTAAGGAGGGTTTTGCATGAGGAAGGGATGTTTAATGGCCTTGGCGGCCGCTTTTGTCCTGTCCGCGTCCTTTGCGGGTCAGGCGGTAGCCAATCAGTTTGTGACCATCGTCACAGGGTCCACCGGTGGTACCTATTATCCGGTAGGGACCATCATCGCCAACGGCTTGAACAAAGAGCTTATGTCCCAGGGCATTAAGGCTTCCGCCCAGAGCTCCGGCGGTACCGTCGAAAACCTGAAGATGATGAAAAACGGAGAGGCCGAGATGGCCATAGCCATGTCGAACCTCACAGGTTTTGCCTACAAAGGCATAGGGACCTACGAGGGAGCTGCTATACCTAACCTTCGTTACGTAATGGGCCTCTGGCCCGACGTGACCCAGATCGTCGTTCGCAAAGAGGCGGGGATCGAAGGTTGGGCGGACCTCAAGGGCAAGAGATTTGCCGTAGGCCCTCCTGCCTCTGGCACCGAGTTCACCAGCAAGCTCGTCCTGAACGTGGTAGCAGGTCTTACCTTCGATGATATCAGCCCTGAATACATAGGCTACAGCGAGGCGGCACAGGCCCTTCAGAACGGCCGTCTTGATGCTTTCAACGCCGAGACCGGTTACCCAGTCTCAGCGGTATCCGAGCTTTACGCCGGTAGAACTCCTGTGGGGATGCTCGAGTTCTCCGACGACGACCTGGATACACTTCAGCTTGAGGCTCCCTACTACGCCAGGGTGGTAATTCCCGCCAACGTCTATCCCAAGCAGGAGAAGCCCCTTAACCTGGTCGGAGTCAAGTCCGCCCTTATAGTCACCGAGGCGGTCGATGCACAGGTGGTCTACGACACTTTGAGGATAATCTACAAAGACAAAGAGTCCATGAAGCAGGCTCACGCCGCCTTCTCCAAGATAGACTACGATAACCCCATGGCGGGGCTCTACGGTGCCCCTCTTCACCCCGGTGCGGTAAAGTTCTTCAGAGAGCAGGGTTTCGAGATTCCCGGATCCCTTCTTCCGCCGGAGATGAACTAGTTTAGGGTATCTCTAGAAACTCACCTTCGAGTCCCCTCGGAGAGATCGTCCCGCCTGCGCCCTGGCCCAATCGTATACTCGACCTGCCTGTTTCGTACGAACCGCCTCGGAGGGCACGTCCTGTGCCCCCTCGGCTTGGGGCGACGTCCTGTCGCCCCATTCGTACTACACGACGGCAGGTCGAGTATACGGGCTCTGGGCTACGTCGGAACGATCTCTCCGAGGATTGGAGTTTCTAGAGGTGTCTTTTAGAGATTAGGATCCGCTGAAACTTTGTGCGGTGCCGGCCTGTGCCTGCACCGCATTTTTTAGATTTTGGAGGGAGTGTAACGTTTGAATCTTTTGAGCATTTTTAAGCCCGGTGAGCATATTCCCAACAGGGAGTTTTCCGGTAACGTAAAGATATTTGCGGTAGCCTTGGCGGTGATGACGTCCCTTGTCCACTGTTGGATGAACAGCATAGGACTTATCATTACCATAAAGATGAACGCTATCCACTTAGCCACCATGATGGCCTTGGTTTTCCTCTACTTCCCCGCAAGGGCCAAGTCGAGAAGCGACGCCCCTTCCGCGGTGGACTGGGTGTGTGTAGGACTGGCTCTTCTGGGAGGACTTTACATCATAATGTTCTACGATCGTCTCCTCGCCAGCCGCCTTGAGGTGACCCAGATGGACCTGATTATATCGGTCATGACCATGGCCCTTCTGGTGGAGGCCTCCCGTCGAGCTGTAGGGATGCCTCTGACGGTCCTTTGCGTGTTCTTCCTGATCTATACCAAGTACGGGGCCTACTTCCCTGGACTCTTCGCCCACAGGGGATTCGACTGGTCAAGGGTCATCACCAGGATGGCCCTGACGGACCAGGGAATATACGGGGTAACCATAATGGTCTCGTCGTCCTACGTCTTCATGTTCATCCTTTTCGGTGCCTTTTTGGCGGCGACCAAGACCAGCGAATTTTTCAACGACTTCGCCCTGGCGATCGCCGGAAAGTACCGTGGAGGTCCGGCTAAGGTGGCTGTGGTAGCCTCAGCGCTAATGGGAAGCATCTCCGGCAGCTCTCAGGCTAACGTCGCTACCACCGGGGCCTTTACCATACCTCTGATGATCAAAGTGGGGTATAAGCCTTTCTTCGCAGGAGCGGTGGAGGCGGCGGCCAGCACCGGAGGTATCCTCATGCCCCCTATCATGGGAGCTTCCGCCTTCATAATGAGCACCTTTTTGGGGATACCTTATGTCACCATAATGTTGGCCGGTATCTTCCCAGCACTGCTCTACTACGGGGCCATCATGACTATGGTCGATCTAAGGGCCAAAAGCAACGGGTTGAGAGGTCTCTCGAAGGAGGAGATTCCGTCTTTGAGGGCGACCCTTCTGGACAAAGGGCATATGACCATTCCCCTCGTCCTGATAATCTACTTCCTGGTGGCGGGATACACCCCTCTTTTCTCCGCCTTTTTGGGACTTATCGCCATCATAGTCCTGTCGTCCTGTAAGAAATCCACCAGAATGGGGCTAAAGGAGTTCATCGGGGCCCTCGACGGAGGAGCCAGGAGCGCCGCCCCCGTAGGTATAGCCTGTGGAATAGTGGGCTTTATCGTCGGAGCTGTGGGGATGACCGGTGTCGGTCAGGTCATAGCTATGAACATAATAATGTTCGCCGGAGGAAAGCTCTGGGCGGCTCTGATACTCTGCATGTTGGCGGCGCTGGTCCTGGGGATGGGACTGCCTGCGTCGGCGTGCTACATCATAACCGCCACCATTGCGGCCCCGGCTTTACAGCAGATGGGAGTCAACCCCCTGGCGGCCCACTTCTTCGCCTTCTACTACGGGACAATGTCGGCGGTGGTTCCTCCTGTGGCCCTCACCAGCTACACCGCTGCGGGCCTGGCCAAGGCCTCACCGACTAAGGTGGCGGTGGTCGGTTTCGGATTGGCTATGTCCGGCCTTCTCCTGCCCTACCTGTTCGTCTACAACCCGGTGCTGCTCCTGATCGACTTCACATGGGGGACTTTCCTGCCTACCATAGTGTGTGCTGTCGTAGGTGTGTTCTCCCTGTCCGCCGGTCTTATCGGTATGCTCAGAGGTCGTATGGCCCTTTGGGAGAGAGCTCTTTTCGTTGTTAACGGAATAGCCTTGGTCAACCCTCTGGATATGGTTAGGCTGACGAGTCTGGGTTGCTTTGCCCTGATCTTCACATTGCACTGGGTAAGGAATAAAGAGAGCCGCTAGGCTGTAGAGGGGAGGCCTATGGCCTCCCCTTCGCCACATCCTGCCATCGAATATTTTCTTCGATTCATCTAAATTTTCTGCTTTGAGGAGTTGAGATCGTGGGAAGAATGCGCTACAATGAACAGCTAGAGGATAACGGATGCGATCTGTTTCCCGACCGCACAGTGTGTGTGGTGGGAAACGCCAGGACCGCCAACGATAACCCTATCACCCACGCCTACTCCCATTTTTTCATGACCTTTGTGGCCGATATAGACACAGGCCTCGTGGTCGACGTCGAAGCGTCCTTCACCCTGCCACTGACCAACAGGTTCGTCAGAAGCCTGTTCCT
This window contains:
- a CDS encoding TAXI family TRAP transporter solute-binding subunit, coding for MRKGCLMALAAAFVLSASFAGQAVANQFVTIVTGSTGGTYYPVGTIIANGLNKELMSQGIKASAQSSGGTVENLKMMKNGEAEMAIAMSNLTGFAYKGIGTYEGAAIPNLRYVMGLWPDVTQIVVRKEAGIEGWADLKGKRFAVGPPASGTEFTSKLVLNVVAGLTFDDISPEYIGYSEAAQALQNGRLDAFNAETGYPVSAVSELYAGRTPVGMLEFSDDDLDTLQLEAPYYARVVIPANVYPKQEKPLNLVGVKSALIVTEAVDAQVVYDTLRIIYKDKESMKQAHAAFSKIDYDNPMAGLYGAPLHPGAVKFFREQGFEIPGSLLPPEMN
- a CDS encoding TRAP transporter permease, encoding MNLLSIFKPGEHIPNREFSGNVKIFAVALAVMTSLVHCWMNSIGLIITIKMNAIHLATMMALVFLYFPARAKSRSDAPSAVDWVCVGLALLGGLYIIMFYDRLLASRLEVTQMDLIISVMTMALLVEASRRAVGMPLTVLCVFFLIYTKYGAYFPGLFAHRGFDWSRVITRMALTDQGIYGVTIMVSSSYVFMFILFGAFLAATKTSEFFNDFALAIAGKYRGGPAKVAVVASALMGSISGSSQANVATTGAFTIPLMIKVGYKPFFAGAVEAAASTGGILMPPIMGASAFIMSTFLGIPYVTIMLAGIFPALLYYGAIMTMVDLRAKSNGLRGLSKEEIPSLRATLLDKGHMTIPLVLIIYFLVAGYTPLFSAFLGLIAIIVLSSCKKSTRMGLKEFIGALDGGARSAAPVGIACGIVGFIVGAVGMTGVGQVIAMNIIMFAGGKLWAALILCMLAALVLGMGLPASACYIITATIAAPALQQMGVNPLAAHFFAFYYGTMSAVVPPVALTSYTAAGLAKASPTKVAVVGFGLAMSGLLLPYLFVYNPVLLLIDFTWGTFLPTIVCAVVGVFSLSAGLIGMLRGRMALWERALFVVNGIALVNPLDMVRLTSLGCFALIFTLHWVRNKESR
- a CDS encoding DUF3870 domain-containing protein, whose product is MRYNEQLEDNGCDLFPDRTVCVVGNARTANDNPITHAYSHFFMTFVADIDTGLVVDVEASFTLPLTNRFVRSLFLGRPLDVVDEDLLRSVRERYLGSSQKAISVAYKDAVKKFVKAFRDDTKNE